Genomic DNA from Pseudomonas sp. CCC3.1:
CAGACATCCTTGAGTTGGGCAGCGTACAGGTTGCTGGTGATCTCGGGAAGACCACTGAACGACGCGCCTGCCCACGTCAGGTGTTTGCTGGTCTGATCGCCCAAATCGCCGTAGGTGGTGGTCAGGCGCTTCATGCCGCTCTGGTTGTAAGGCTTGTCAAAACTGACCTGGCCGCCTTCGAACATCCAGCCAGCGAAGCTGTGATTGGTCAGGCTGATGCCCTGGAAGGTCTGCGGCAGCATGCGGGTTTCACCGCCTGCAATCACCGGGTTGGTTAGAAAAATGTCACCGGCTTTGAGTTCGGTATCAAACGCACGCATTTTAAACGCGGCACCGCCAGACGAAAAATCGGTGGGCGCTTTGCCGTTGCCACTGCCGACCGGCAGGATGCTGCTGCCATCTGTGCCGCCACCGCCGTCCAGCTTCAGGCCCAGCATGCCATACGCATCCAGGCCAAAACCGACCACGCCGGGCGTGAAACCTGACGAGAACTTGGCGATGAAGCCTTGGCCCCACTCTTTGCTGTCATCCAGATGCGAGCTGTGGATGTCGTGGTTCATGTAGTAGTTGCGCAAGTGCAGGTTCAGGCTTGAACCGTCGATAAAACCGTCTTTGGAAGTGTCGTCGTCAGCGTGTGCAAAAGCCGGGATCGTTGCAGTTAATGCGATGAATAAAGGACTGATTTTGAGTGAGTGCTTCACCATTGGAAGGCTCCTTGATAGTGGCGGCAGTTTTTATTTTCTTTAAGTCTTCAGTTCTTATTTGAAGGCACCAGCACGGTGGCAATGCCTTTTTTTAAAACAAAAAAAAGCCGCTAGCATAGCGGCTTTTGAAACAATCAGTCACATATGAAGCCTGAGACTGACTGGGTCGGGAAGTTTTTGCACGTGAAATCAGCTGTCTTTTGATTCATTAGACACGCTGGCTTTAACCTGCGTTTGCTGGTGTTTGGCATCATTTTGATGGCTGGCTGCGAGTTCCGTTTGGTGCTGTTCAAAGGTGGCTGCGCGGGCTGCATTTTGAGCGACGAACGCAGGCGACTCTTCCGCCATGGCCAAGGGCGACAACAACAAAGACGACAAAACGAAAACGCTAGCCATACCCATACTGGTGGACATTTCAAAGACCTTCTTGCTGAGCAAGTGCTGTGTGAAGGCGCTAATTTATAGCGCTTGCCGCACCCGAAACAGAGCCGATTCGTACAAGGACTGTTGCGTTTTGAGTAACAAAGCGGGGGGGTAAACCTGTAGGTGCGTCAGACTGGCAAATACAACCCAAACGTATTGCGCCCGTCAGCACTGCGCACAAACACATCCCCGCCATGCATCTGCGCAATGGCTTTGACAATGGCCAGCCCTAGGCCGTGATTGGCGCCGCTGTTGTGCCGGGCGGCATCTACCCGGTAGAAGCGCTCAAACAAGCGCGGCAAATGTTCTGCACTGATCGGCTGCCCGGGGTTGCTGATGCTGATGCTGGCCCGTTTCCCGGTGTGCTCGATCAACACCTCAATCTGCTGCCCGGCCTCGGTGTGCTGCACGGCATTGCTCAGCAAGTTGATCAACGCCCGGCGCAAATGGGCCGTTTCGATGTTGACCTCGGCATCGCCGCTCACCTGCACCGCGACCTGCGCGTCTTCAAGAATGAACTCCAGGTAGTCCAGCGTGGTTGCCACTTCGTCCGCCAGTGAGGCGCGGGTGAGTTTGCTGGCCTTGCTGCCCTGATCGGCGCTGGCCAGAAACAGCATGTCGTTGATGATGCTGCGCAGCCGCTCCAGCTCTTCGAGGTTGGATTGCAGCACTTCAAAATAATGCTCGGCCGAACGCCCGCGGGTCAGCGCCACCTGGGTCTGGCCGATCAGGTTGGTCAGCGGTGAACGCAGTTCGTGGGCCACGTCGGCATTGAACGATTCAAGGCGTGTATAGGCCTGCTCAACGCGGTCCAGCGTTGAATTGAAGGCGCTGACCAGTTGCTCAAGTTCAGGCGCCAGCGGCGACAACTTGAGCCGCCCGGACAAGCGCGGCGGCGCCAGTTTTTGTGCTTCATGCGACAGTTTGATCAACGGCTTGAGGCCGATATGCGCCACCCAATAACCCAATACGGAGGCCAGCAGCACGCCAATGATCGCCAGGCTGATCAGGGCAACCAGCAAATGGTGTTGAGTCTGGCGAAAGGTTTCGGTGTTGATGGCGATTAAAAAACGCAGCGCCGGGCGTTGTTCCTTGGCCGGGATTTGATTGATCAGCACCTTGTAGGGGGCCGACTCACCGGGCAAATACAGGTCACGAACGCCTGTCGGACGTTGGGCAAACGCGCGTATTTGCGCGTCGGGCGTGCCGTACTCGTAGTGTGGATCACCGCTCACGGCCCAAAATCGGATGCGCTTGTCTTCCTCGCTGAGCAAGGTGAGCTTTGCCGTGATCTTGGCCCAGTGATCCGGGTTGCCAAAGCGGTTGATCGACGACTCCAGCACGCTGAATCGCGCATCCAGTTCGGCCTCGGGCAACAGGCCGATGCCCTTGTCGACCTGCTGATACAGCGCCCCGCCGATCAATACAAACACCAGCAAGGCCACCAGCGTGAACATCGCACTCAGACGCAGGGCGATGGAGTTCAAGCCGTTGGGCCGCTTAAACACTGCGCCGTTCCAGCACGTACCCCATGCCACGAATGGTGTGCAGCAACTTGTGCTCGAAAGGCCCGTCGAGCTTGGCGCGCAGGCGCTTGATGGCGACTTCGACCACGTTGGCGTCGCTGTCGAAATTGATGTCCCAAACCATCTCGGCAATCGAGGTCTTCGAGAGAATCTCGCCCTGACGCCGCGCCAGCACGCTGAGCAATGCGAACTCTTTGGCAGTCAGGTCCAGGCGACTTCCGGCACGACTGGCTTTGCGGCTGATTAAATCTATCCACAGGTCATCGACGGTCACTTGCACCGGCTCATGACCGCCACTGCGACGGGTCAAGGCTTGCAGGCGGGCGACCAGTTCCAGAAACGAAAACGGTTTGCCCAGATAATCGTCGGCGCCTTCGCGCAAGCCTCGAATCCGGTCTTCAACCCGCTCGCGGGCGGTCAGCATGATCACCGGCGTTTGCTTGCGTGCGCGCAAGGCCCGCAGCACACCAAAGCCATCCAGGCCGGGCAGCATCACGTCGAGCACAATGACGGCGTAATCGCTTTCGAGCGCCAGGTGCAAACCTTCGACGCCTTCGCGGGCCACATCCACCGTATACCCTTGCTCCGTCAGCCCGCGGTGCAGGTAGTCGGCGGTTTTTTCTTCATCTTCAATAATTAGAACGCGCATAACCCGCCTCAGTGATCCGCCGCCAGTGAACGGGCAGGTTGGGATCGATGGAACAATCGTTCGAGCCACAAGTATATGACGGGCGTGGTAAACAGCGTCAGCGCCTGGCTCACCAGCAAGCCGCCGACCACGGCAATCCCCAGTGGCTGGCGCAGTTCGGCGCCGGTGCCGTAGCCGAGCATCAGCGGCAGAGCGCCGAGCAAGGCGGCGAGGGTGGTCATGATGATCGGCCGGAAACGCGTAAGGCAGGCTTCATAAATCGCCTCTTCGGGGCTCAGGCCGCGGGTGCGCTGGGCGTCGAGCGCGAAGTCGATCATCAGAATGCCATTTTTCTTGACGATCCCTATCAGCAGCACCAGCCCGATCAGGGCCATGATCGAGAAGTCCTGGCCACATATCCACAGCATCAACAGCGCCCCCAGACCCGCCGAAGGCAAGGTCGAGATGATCGTCAGCGGGTGCACAAAGCTTTCGTACAGCACCCCCAGAATGATGTACACCGCCACCAGCGCCGCCAGAATCAGCCACGGCTGGCTGGCCAGCGAGCTTTGGAAGGCTTGTGCGGCACCCTGGAAGTTGCCGCTGATGGTGCTCGGCATGCCGATTTCATTCTTCGCCTGATTGAGCATCAGCACCGCATCGCCCAAGGCCACGCCGGGGGCCAGGTTGAATGACAGGTTGGCGGCCGGAAACATCCCGTCATGGCTGATCGACAACGGGCCGCTGGTGGGGGCATCGACCTTGGCCACGGCTGACAGCGGCACCATCTCGCCCGTCAACGGAGAGCGCAGGTAGAAGTAGTTCAGGCTTTCGGCCTTGCCGCGCTGCTGGGTGTCGACCTCGAGAATCACGTTGTACTGGTTGATTTCGGTCTGGAACTCATTGATCTGGCGCTGACCGAAGGCGTCGTACAGCGCTTCGTCGACGTCAGTGGCGGTCAGGCCAAAGCGTGCCGCAGCTTTGCGATCGATGTTGATGTGGGTGATGCTGCCGCCCAGTTGCAAGTCGTTGGACAGGTCGCGGAAGGCCGGGTTGGCGCGCAGTTTTTCAGTCAGGCGCTGGGTCCAGGTCGTGAGCGTCGGCCCGTCGTTACTCTTGAGCACGTACTGATACTGGCTGCGGCTTGGCCCGGAGCTCAAGTTGATGTCTTGCCCCGCGCGCAGGTACAGCACGATGCCCGGCACCTTGGCCAGTTGCGGGCGGATCCGGTCGATAAATTCGCTGGCCGACACATCACGATCCCCCCGGTCCTTGAGGGCAATCCAGAAGCGTCCGTTGGCGATGGTCTGGTTGCTGCCGGTGACGCCCACCGAGTGCGAAAAGGCCTGCACGGCCGGGTCATCGCTGACGATTTTGGCCAGCGCCAAGTGTTTTTGCGTCATGTCCGCGAATGAAATATCAGAGGCCGCCTCGGTGGTGCCCAGCACAAAGCCGGTGTCTTGCACCGGGAAGAACCCCTTGGGGATCAGCACATAGCCGGCAATGGCCATGGCCAGCGTTACGCCGAAGATCCCCAGCATCAGGCGTTGGTGGGCCAAGGCACGCTTCAAGCCTTTTTCGTACAGCGCCAGCAAGCGCTCGCCAAAGCCGGGTTTGGCGTCGGCGTGATGCACGGGCGAGCGCATGAACAGCGCGGCCAGGGTGGGCGCGAGGGTCAGCGACACCAACACCGAAATCACGATGGTCGAGGTCGCCGTCAGGGCGAACTCTTTAAACAGCCGTCCGACCACGCCGCCCATAAACAGCAGCG
This window encodes:
- a CDS encoding OprD family porin — translated: MKHSLKISPLFIALTATIPAFAHADDDTSKDGFIDGSSLNLHLRNYYMNHDIHSSHLDDSKEWGQGFIAKFSSGFTPGVVGFGLDAYGMLGLKLDGGGGTDGSSILPVGSGNGKAPTDFSSGGAAFKMRAFDTELKAGDIFLTNPVIAGGETRMLPQTFQGISLTNHSFAGWMFEGGQVSFDKPYNQSGMKRLTTTYGDLGDQTSKHLTWAGASFSGLPEITSNLYAAQLKDVWNQYYYDLDYTHTLSDSVTLNPGLHFYHTQDSGKALLGDIDNNTFSLHMAVGIDGHKVTAVYQRVNGNTPFDYINQGDSVYLDNSQQYSDFNGPNERSWKLQYEYDFAGLGIPGLSSTASYSRGELDLTKADPNSIGYSNWYNPDGKNAHHWERDLGLKYVVQEGKAKNLGLTLRWATNRGNAVYQTVDHDVDEYRVIIDYPLDVF
- a CDS encoding heavy metal response regulator transcription factor, encoding MRVLIIEDEEKTADYLHRGLTEQGYTVDVAREGVEGLHLALESDYAVIVLDVMLPGLDGFGVLRALRARKQTPVIMLTARERVEDRIRGLREGADDYLGKPFSFLELVARLQALTRRSGGHEPVQVTVDDLWIDLISRKASRAGSRLDLTAKEFALLSVLARRQGEILSKTSIAEMVWDINFDSDANVVEVAIKRLRAKLDGPFEHKLLHTIRGMGYVLERRSV
- a CDS encoding multidrug efflux RND transporter permease subunit, encoding MTRSRSLSAWCVDHPVATILLTFALVLLGLIAFPRLPVAPLPEAEFPTIQVSAQLPGASPDTMASSVATPLEVQFSAIPGMTQMTSSSALGSTTLTLQFTLDKSIDTAAQEVQAAINTASGKLPKDMPTLPTWKKVNPADSPVLILSISSLQMPGTELSDYVETLLARQISQIDGVGLINITGQQRPAIRVQASADKLAAIGLTLADIRLALQQTSLNLAKGALYGPSSISTLSTNDQLFNAEEYGQLIVSYKDGAPVQLRDVARVINGSENDYVQAWSGHQPGLNLVISRQPGANIVDTVDRIQAALPGLQAMLPASVEVTVLSDRTKTIRASLHEVEITLLIAVLLVVAVMALFLRQWSATLIVSSVLGVSLIASFALMYVLGFSLNNLTLVAIVVAVGFVVDDAIVVVENIHRHLEAGESMRDAAIKGSSEIGFTVVSISFSLVAAFIPLLFMGGVVGRLFKEFALTATSTIVISVLVSLTLAPTLAALFMRSPVHHADAKPGFGERLLALYEKGLKRALAHQRLMLGIFGVTLAMAIAGYVLIPKGFFPVQDTGFVLGTTEAASDISFADMTQKHLALAKIVSDDPAVQAFSHSVGVTGSNQTIANGRFWIALKDRGDRDVSASEFIDRIRPQLAKVPGIVLYLRAGQDINLSSGPSRSQYQYVLKSNDGPTLTTWTQRLTEKLRANPAFRDLSNDLQLGGSITHINIDRKAAARFGLTATDVDEALYDAFGQRQINEFQTEINQYNVILEVDTQQRGKAESLNYFYLRSPLTGEMVPLSAVAKVDAPTSGPLSISHDGMFPAANLSFNLAPGVALGDAVLMLNQAKNEIGMPSTISGNFQGAAQAFQSSLASQPWLILAALVAVYIILGVLYESFVHPLTIISTLPSAGLGALLMLWICGQDFSIMALIGLVLLIGIVKKNGILMIDFALDAQRTRGLSPEEAIYEACLTRFRPIIMTTLAALLGALPLMLGYGTGAELRQPLGIAVVGGLLVSQALTLFTTPVIYLWLERLFHRSQPARSLAADH
- a CDS encoding heavy metal sensor histidine kinase, encoding MFKRPNGLNSIALRLSAMFTLVALLVFVLIGGALYQQVDKGIGLLPEAELDARFSVLESSINRFGNPDHWAKITAKLTLLSEEDKRIRFWAVSGDPHYEYGTPDAQIRAFAQRPTGVRDLYLPGESAPYKVLINQIPAKEQRPALRFLIAINTETFRQTQHHLLVALISLAIIGVLLASVLGYWVAHIGLKPLIKLSHEAQKLAPPRLSGRLKLSPLAPELEQLVSAFNSTLDRVEQAYTRLESFNADVAHELRSPLTNLIGQTQVALTRGRSAEHYFEVLQSNLEELERLRSIINDMLFLASADQGSKASKLTRASLADEVATTLDYLEFILEDAQVAVQVSGDAEVNIETAHLRRALINLLSNAVQHTEAGQQIEVLIEHTGKRASISISNPGQPISAEHLPRLFERFYRVDAARHNSGANHGLGLAIVKAIAQMHGGDVFVRSADGRNTFGLYLPV